One Zeugodacus cucurbitae isolate PBARC_wt_2022May chromosome 3, idZeuCucr1.2, whole genome shotgun sequence genomic region harbors:
- the LOC105220110 gene encoding protein wingless yields MDLSAVLFVCLIALCASTGSKPKPGRGRGSMWWGIAKVGEPNNISPLSSGIMYLDPAIHTTLRRKQRRLVRDNPGVLGALVKGANLAINECQHQFRNRRWNCSTRNFLRGKNLFGKIVDRGCRETGFIYAITSAAVTHSIARACSEGSIESCTCDYSHQSRSPQTSLQTGSVAGVRDWEWGGCSDNIGFGFKFSRDFVDTGERGRNLREKMNLHNNEAGRTHVQAEMRQECKCHGMSGSCTVKTCWMRLANFRVIGDNLKDRFDGASRVMISNSLKQNGNSVQSNSANSNAAGMSSAAISPNAASPNAFSADRMLNDRIPEQSIKTHPNKPPLNTLNSLNSLSRNSVRSRGRQGKKNNRYNFQLKPQNPEHKPPGPKDIVYLEQSPSFCEKNLRLGIQGTHGRQCNDTSIGVDGCDLMCCGRGYRTQVIDVIERCACTFHWCCEVKCKTCRIKKTIHTCL; encoded by the exons GGGCATAGCTAAAGTGGGGGAACCAAATAATATATCACCACTTAGTTCAGGTATTATGTATTTGGATCCTGCGATTCATACAACATTAAGACGTAAACAACGACGCTTAGTTCGAGATAACCCTGGCGTTTTGGGTGCACTAGTGAAAGGCGCCAATCTTGCAATAAATGAATGTCAGCATCAGTTTCGCAATCGACGTTGGAACTGTTCAACAAGAAACTTTTTGCGCGGTAAAAACTTGTTCGGGAAAATTGTCGATAGAG gCTGTCGTGAGACTGGCTTTATTTATGCCATCACCAGTGCCGCTGTCACACATTCGATTGCGCGCGCCTGCAGCGAGGGCTCCATTGAATCGTGCACCTGTGATTATAGCCATCAGTCGCGATCGCCGCAAACGAGCCTCCAAACTGGCAGCGTAGCGGGTGTTCGCGACTGGGAATGGGGGGGATGCTCGGACAATATCGGATTTGGTTTTAAATTCTCACGTGATTTTGTAGACACTGGTGAACGCGGCCGTAATTTGAGAGAAAAAATGAACTTGCATAATAATGAAGCTGGCCGGACT CATGTACAAGCGGAAATGCGTCAGGAATGTAAATGTCACGGTATGTCTGGCTCCTGTACGGTGAAGACTTGCTGGATGCGGCTAGCTAATTTTCGTGTAATTGGCGATAATCTTAAGGATCGTTTTGATGGTGCGTCACGCGTAATGATCAGTAATAGCTTAAAGCAAAATGGGAATTCCGTGCAAAGTAATTCAGCAAATTCAAATGCCGCTGGAATGTCCAGTGCGGCTATAAGTCCGAATGCGGCAAGCCCGAATGCTTTCAGCGCAGATCGAATGTTGAATGATCGCATACCAGAGCAATCAATAAAAACACATCCAAATAAACCACCTTTAAATACACTTAATAGCCTTAATAGTTTATCACGAAATTCTGTGCGAAGTCGTGGACGTCAagggaaaaaaaataatag ATACAATTTTCAGTTGAAACCGCAGAATCCAGAACATAAGCCACCTGGCCCTAAAGATATTGTTTACCTGGAACAGTCACCAAGTTTCTGCGAGAAAAATTTGCGATTAGGCATTCAAGGAACGCATGGGCGTCAATGCAATGATACATCAATCGGCGTTGATGGCTGTGACTTGATGTGTTGCGGTCGCGGATATCGTACACAAGTCATCGACGTCATCGAACGTTGCGCATGCACATTTCACTGGTGCTGTGAAGTCAAGTGTAAAACATgtcgaattaaaaaaacaatacataCGTGCTTATAA